In one Pseudomonadales bacterium genomic region, the following are encoded:
- a CDS encoding flagellar basal body-associated FliL family protein: MTMVDVRSLNLLLLCVAGLAGYVSAAEGDEESGAGAAHRDVRYVDLQPAFITNVGVSDNGSLMYVKTDISVRVSSQQAEMATRYHLPALRNALVLLLSRQDEATVSTGRGREMIRAEALSELRTILENEEGAPYLDDLMFTNFIVQR, translated from the coding sequence ATGACAATGGTCGACGTGCGCAGCCTCAACCTGCTGCTGCTGTGTGTAGCAGGGCTGGCGGGATACGTTTCCGCTGCCGAGGGCGATGAGGAATCCGGGGCAGGAGCTGCGCATCGGGACGTCCGCTATGTGGATCTGCAGCCCGCTTTCATCACCAATGTGGGTGTCTCTGACAACGGCAGCCTCATGTATGTGAAGACGGACATCTCGGTACGGGTGTCGTCACAGCAGGCGGAGATGGCCACCCGCTATCACCTGCCCGCATTGAGGAATGCGCTGGTGCTGCTGCTCTCCCGTCAGGACGAAGCCACGGTATCCACCGGTCGGGGCAGGGAAATGATCCGGGCGGAGGCGCTGAGCGAACTGCGGACGATTCTGGAAAACGAGGAAGGCGCGCCTTATCTCGACGATCTCATGTTCACCAATTTCATCGTGCAGCGGTGA